In Myxococcus fulvus, the following proteins share a genomic window:
- the ahcY gene encoding adenosylhomocysteinase, protein MTAATQTQKQDYAIADLGLAGWGRREIKIAESEMPALMAIREEYAKQQPLKGARVTGSLHMTIQTAVLVETLQALGAEVRWASCNIFSTQDHAAAALVAAGTPVFAHKGESLKEYWDFTHRIFDFGPAGSDHEGPNMILDDGGDATLLMHLGKRAEKDASVLANPQSEEERELYASIKAKLAQDATWYSRKAAKIMGVTEETTTGVHRLQEMSAKGTLLFRAINVNDSVTKSKFDNLYGCRESLVDGIKRATDVMVAGKIAVVAGYGDVGKGSAQALRALSAQVWVTEIDPICALQAAMEGYRVVTMDYAADKADIFVTATGNKSVITHDHMAKMKDQAIVCNIGHFDNEIEVASLEKYQWEEIKPQVDHIIFPDGKRIIMLAKGRLVNLGCGTGHPSYVMSSSFANQTIAQIELYSHSDKYQVGKVYVLPKHLDEKVARLQLKKLNAQLTELTPDQASYIGVTVNGPFKQDTYRY, encoded by the coding sequence ATGACCGCCGCCACGCAGACGCAGAAGCAGGACTACGCCATCGCCGACCTCGGCCTGGCCGGATGGGGCCGCCGGGAGATCAAGATCGCCGAGAGCGAGATGCCGGCGCTGATGGCCATCCGCGAGGAATACGCGAAGCAGCAGCCGCTCAAGGGCGCTCGCGTCACCGGCTCGTTGCACATGACCATCCAGACGGCCGTGCTGGTGGAGACGCTCCAGGCGCTGGGCGCCGAGGTGCGTTGGGCGTCGTGCAACATCTTCTCCACGCAGGACCACGCCGCCGCCGCGCTGGTGGCCGCGGGCACGCCGGTGTTCGCGCACAAGGGCGAGTCCCTGAAGGAGTACTGGGACTTCACCCACCGCATCTTCGACTTCGGCCCCGCGGGCAGCGACCACGAGGGTCCGAACATGATTTTGGACGACGGTGGTGACGCGACGCTGCTGATGCACCTGGGCAAGCGCGCGGAGAAGGACGCCAGCGTCCTGGCCAACCCCCAGAGCGAGGAGGAGCGGGAGCTGTACGCGTCCATCAAGGCGAAGCTGGCCCAGGACGCGACGTGGTACTCGCGCAAGGCGGCGAAGATCATGGGCGTCACCGAGGAGACGACCACGGGCGTGCACCGCCTGCAGGAGATGTCCGCCAAGGGCACGCTCCTGTTCCGCGCCATCAACGTCAACGACAGCGTCACCAAGAGCAAGTTCGACAACCTGTACGGCTGCCGCGAGTCGCTGGTGGACGGCATCAAGCGCGCCACGGACGTGATGGTGGCGGGCAAGATTGCGGTGGTCGCGGGCTATGGCGACGTCGGCAAGGGCTCCGCGCAGGCGCTGCGCGCGCTGTCGGCCCAGGTGTGGGTGACGGAGATCGACCCCATCTGCGCGCTGCAGGCGGCGATGGAGGGCTACCGCGTCGTCACCATGGACTACGCGGCGGACAAGGCGGACATCTTCGTCACGGCCACGGGCAACAAGAGCGTCATCACCCACGACCACATGGCGAAGATGAAGGACCAGGCCATCGTGTGCAACATCGGCCACTTCGACAATGAGATCGAGGTCGCCTCCCTGGAGAAGTACCAGTGGGAGGAGATCAAGCCGCAGGTGGACCACATCATCTTCCCGGACGGCAAGCGCATCATCATGCTGGCCAAGGGCCGCCTGGTGAACCTGGGCTGCGGCACGGGTCACCCCAGCTACGTGATGTCCAGCTCGTTCGCGAACCAGACCATCGCGCAGATCGAGCTGTACTCGCACAGCGACAAGTACCAGGTGGGCAAGGTGTACGTGCTGCCCAAGCACCTGGATGAGAAGGTCGCCCGGCTGCAGCTCAAGAAGCTCAACGCGCAGCTCACCGAGCTGACGCCGGACCAGGCCTCGTACATCGGCGTCACGGTGAACGGGCCGTTCAAGCAGGACACCTACCGCTACTAG